A single window of Methylobacterium nodulans ORS 2060 DNA harbors:
- a CDS encoding efflux RND transporter periplasmic adaptor subunit — translation MVRFPRLLLLLSLAVGPHHAARAQTDPGAALPVGTVAAQRKPIDKALDFVGRVEAVSRVEVRARVTGYLDAVLFKEGDPVKEGAPLYRIEPDLFEAAVKQAEGALERSHAAETLAAIQLQRAQELLDRNAGTVVARDQARAALDQSKGAVMGDEANLRTAQINLGYTKIVSPIAGRIGRTSVTKGNVVGPDSGVLTTIVSQDPMYVTFPVSQREFLRVQQGGDRPDPSRIAVRIRFSDGSTYGQVGRVNFVNISVDRTTDTVLVRATMPNGAGALRDDQLVQVALQTGMPEEKVVVPQAALIADQGGVYVFVVEDGRAVTKRVKPGPGAGGQDAVIEEGLSGGELVIVDGLQRVRPGILVRATPIGPPASRT, via the coding sequence ATGGTCCGCTTTCCCCGACTCCTCCTTCTCCTCTCGCTGGCCGTCGGGCCGCATCACGCGGCTCGTGCGCAGACGGACCCAGGCGCGGCCCTGCCTGTCGGCACGGTCGCAGCCCAGCGAAAGCCCATCGACAAGGCGCTCGACTTCGTGGGCCGCGTCGAGGCGGTCAGCCGCGTCGAGGTGCGGGCGCGAGTCACCGGTTATCTGGACGCCGTCCTGTTCAAGGAGGGGGACCCGGTCAAGGAAGGGGCGCCGCTCTACCGGATCGAGCCCGATCTGTTCGAGGCCGCGGTCAAGCAGGCGGAAGGCGCGCTCGAGCGCAGTCACGCCGCCGAAACTCTCGCGGCCATTCAGCTGCAGAGGGCGCAGGAGCTGCTCGACCGGAACGCCGGCACCGTGGTGGCCCGCGACCAGGCCCGTGCCGCCCTCGACCAAAGCAAAGGCGCGGTCATGGGGGACGAGGCGAACCTGCGGACCGCCCAGATCAATCTCGGCTACACGAAGATCGTCTCCCCCATCGCCGGCCGGATCGGGCGCACCAGCGTGACCAAGGGCAACGTGGTGGGTCCGGACAGCGGGGTCCTGACCACCATCGTCAGCCAGGATCCCATGTACGTCACCTTCCCGGTGAGCCAGCGCGAGTTCCTGCGCGTCCAGCAGGGCGGCGATCGCCCAGACCCTAGTCGGATCGCCGTGCGGATCCGCTTCTCGGACGGCTCGACCTACGGCCAGGTCGGGCGGGTCAACTTCGTCAACATCAGCGTGGACCGCACCACGGACACCGTACTGGTGCGCGCGACCATGCCGAACGGGGCTGGCGCGCTGCGCGACGACCAGCTGGTGCAGGTCGCCCTGCAGACCGGGATGCCGGAGGAGAAGGTGGTGGTGCCGCAGGCCGCGCTGATCGCCGACCAGGGCGGGGTCTACGTCTTCGTGGTCGAGGACGGCCGCGCCGTGACCAAGCGCGTGAAGCCGGGCCCCGGCGCCGGCGGCCAGGATGCGGTGATCGAGGAGGGGCTGTCCGGCGGCGAGCTCGTCATCGTCGACGGCCTGCAGCGGGTCCGGCCCGGCATCCTCGTCCGGGCAACGCCGATCGGCCCCCCGGCCAGCAGGACCTGA